The following coding sequences lie in one Candidatus Effluviviaceae Genus V sp. genomic window:
- a CDS encoding OmpA family protein — translation MKKVLGVVLVVAMIAALAGCASMSNRDKGVLAGAGAGAAVGGAIGSHNDNTALGAILGAVVGGAAGGVIGNYMDDQAEEMREDLDGATVTRVGEGIKITFDSGILFDVDSAALRPVAEENLTELAGIFQKYEDTNILLEGHTDSDGPDQYNLDLSERRARSVANYLAQHGVDMRRMSVTWYGETQPVADNSTVDGKQQNRRVEVAVMANEELKDAARAKAQEG, via the coding sequence ATGAAGAAGGTGCTCGGGGTTGTTCTGGTGGTTGCGATGATCGCCGCACTTGCAGGATGTGCGTCGATGAGCAACCGGGACAAGGGCGTGCTGGCCGGCGCCGGTGCGGGAGCCGCCGTCGGAGGCGCGATCGGCAGCCACAACGACAACACGGCGCTCGGCGCCATCCTCGGAGCGGTCGTCGGCGGCGCGGCGGGGGGCGTGATCGGCAACTACATGGACGACCAGGCGGAGGAGATGCGAGAGGACCTCGACGGCGCAACGGTCACGCGCGTCGGGGAGGGAATCAAGATCACCTTCGACTCAGGGATCCTCTTCGATGTGGACAGCGCGGCGCTCCGGCCGGTCGCAGAGGAGAACCTCACTGAGCTGGCGGGGATCTTCCAGAAGTACGAGGACACGAACATCCTGCTCGAGGGACATACCGACTCCGACGGCCCGGACCAGTACAACCTGGACCTCTCCGAGAGGCGTGCCCGCTCGGTAGCGAACTACCTGGCGCAGCACGGCGTCGACATGCGCAGGATGTCCGTCACGTGGTACGGCGAGACACAGCCGGTCGCCGACAACAGCACCGTCGACGGCAAGCAGCAGAACCGGCGCGTCGAGGTCGCCGTCATGGCGAACGAGGAGCTGAAGGACGCGGCAAGGGCCAAGGCCCAGGAGGGCTAG